One window from the genome of Nicotiana sylvestris chromosome 9, ASM39365v2, whole genome shotgun sequence encodes:
- the LOC138877514 gene encoding uncharacterized protein — MQDELNQFERSQVWHLVPRPKDKSVIGTKWVFRNKVDEDGTVTRNKARLVVQGYSQEEGIDYDETFAPIARLKAIRLLLAFVAHMEFTLHQMDVKIAFLNGYLKEEIKQSSNGTTIHQRKYAKELIKKFKIDESKEIDTPIATATKLDIDKPGSSVYQKLYTGMIGSLLYLTASRPDIVFSVSLWIGKAPQVWLTFLAHVLYPRPLKSKIQWLYPLLRLNMLLLLLVVLNCYGSNNN; from the exons atgcaagatgaactcaatcagttcgagagaagtcaagtttggcatctagttccaagacctaAGGATAAATCagttattggtacaaaatgggtcttcagaaacaaagttgatgaagatggaacagttacaagaaacaaggcaagacttgtggtccaaggttacagccaagaggagggtatagattatgatgagacttttgctccaatTGCAAGACTaaaggcaataagactcctcttAGCCTTTGttgcacacatggaattcactctccatcagatggatgtcaaaattgccttcctaaatggctacctgaaagaagaa atcaaacaaagctCAAATGGAACCACGATCCATCAGCggaagtatgcaaaagagctgatcaaaaagtttaaaatagatgaatcaaaggaaatagacacccccattgcaactgccactaaattagacatagataaacctggttcatcagtttaTCAGAAGTTGTATacgggtatgattggttcactcttgtatcttactgccagcagacctgacatagttttcagt gtttccttgtggataggaaaagcacctcaggtatggctcacttTCTTGGCTCATGTCTTGTATCCTaggccactaaaaagcaaaattcagtggctttATCCACTGCtaaggctgaatatgttgttgctgcttcttgttgtgctcaattgttatggatcaaacaacaactga